The Bos indicus isolate NIAB-ARS_2022 breed Sahiwal x Tharparkar chromosome 27, NIAB-ARS_B.indTharparkar_mat_pri_1.0, whole genome shotgun sequence genome contains the following window.
ggaaactcaacttctatccctggattggaaagatcccctggagaaggaaatggccacccactccagttttcttgcctgggaaatcccatggaaagaggagcctggtgggctacagtccatggagttgcaaagagttggatacgacttagcgactagtCAACATCCTAGATAGTTGGGAGAAAAGCCAGTCTTGGCAGGAAGGGGAAGCCATTTTGTCCTCCCGGAGGCTCTGCAGTGCAGGTCCCCAGGCTTCCTGAATGCTACAGCCCTGGAAGTGCGTATCAGTCAATAAAGCAATGTCCTGAATAAAGGACTATCTGGCCCCCAATCAGCTAGTGTCAGTGACATCATGCAACAAGAGCATCTTATAGCTGTTGCTTTCTTTTCAATGGTAACATCACAGTCTACACCTAATGTACTTTCCATAATCTGTGGAAAATGAGGGTGTTGCAAGCTGTCAGTTGCCAGGGATAGAAACTCAATTACTTGTACATTCCCCTCCccccagaaaaaaaattccaagagaaAACTCTTCATGTGATAGGGAAAGCCCCACATTGGTGTAAGTGGTCCTTTGCACATCAGAGAATGTCACTCGAGAGTAAGGAGTACGAGAAGCCCCACCAACATCCCACGGGTGGCAGGTGGTCTACATGAGGGGCATTATCTATTCAGGTTACTTCCCTCGGGATGAAATTTATCCCACTTTTCAAAAGGCGTATTGGCCTTacctgaaaggaagaaaaaaaaatcccaccatCACCTCCCCTCTTCTCCCTAAAAGCATCCTTCCAGTGTTATCACTTTAAGGtctaattattaaatttaatatttgttttcccAAACAATGAAGTAGAGTGATGGCTTTTTCAGATACATGACCTCCCTCGGTAAGACCTGAAGGGTTTAGTAAAGGCACCCTGAGCTGATACCCACACACCTCTTACAGGAAAGGCTTCCAGAGGTTCCAGCCAGCCAGAACATTCCATCCTTAAGGAAAATCAGACCTTACAGGCCAATCAAAATTGAAACGGCCAAGGCTTCTCTCTCTCGACCTGGCCAGATCAGTCTGAAAAACGTGCTTGATCTGATTCATTTAATGCATCCAGCCAAACCATAAAGGCTCAGAAGTGTTTCGACTCATTAAGGCAGATCCACCAACAGGActgatggattctttttttcaACGCTGTCTCTAATTTGCTCTTGTCCAGTTGACCCTGTACCACAGGGAAAAAAtaagggagaaaaaggagggtggtttttttaaaaaaaaaaaacattttttatattattgttcACCAAGTATTTCTCCTTGAACATATTTATTTTGTGAAGGTCACCTGATTTAGGGAACCATTGAAAGATCTGATAGAAACTTGAAAATACGTAATGCATTCAGGCCATCTATAGAGTCCTAAGCCACATCCATGCTCTAGGGGCCTTGGTTTCAACTGGCTCATCTTAGCACTTCTGTTTTGTCCTTTGGCTTTGACTGGGCTGCCTTTCCAGTTCCATGATTGATTTTTCTGGGGAGAGTCATCTGCTGACATAACCGGGGGAAAATGAGCAAGTCATTATATGCCATTTCTTCACGAACCCTAGTCAGTCTATTCTTTTAGAATTAACAACCACCAAAAAACTTGCAAAAGACGGCACGATGCCTTCCCCACTTTTAGCCCTTGGATAGGTCCTCTTTTTGCAGTTTGGGGAAGCAGTTTCCCAGGTTTTTCTAAAGATAGAATTGGAAGATGGAAGCACTACCAGTGCTTGCcatttgaaaagaaggaaaaatagagtAAGTAACAGTACAGTAGGGTCTTCACTTTCTAGGCAGTGACGCTTTTACGCTCCTCTTTCTTAACCAATTCATCCCAAACAAAAGATTCCTGCTCTGCATTCTGCTTTCCCCAGAGAAGGACCAGTGGGGTGATGCCTTTGCTGCTTAGACTTAGTGCTAAAAACATCCAGGTGCCCGTTCGTTCCAGCCACATCAGCTCACAGATTAGCACCTTATGAAATTGAATTCCCTGTCCTGTGGCTCTAGGGGAAGGGAGGCAGCAGACACTCTCAATTAACATACAAGCATCCACAGGCCACGTCCTCATTTGACTTACGCGGCACAGAAATAACGTGACAGGGCTCCATGTCTCCTGGTCCGTTGTCGCCCCCGCAATGCACCAGCTGctttgctttctaattgtggCTGCCACGTGACCGCCAGCCTAGGTTAGGAGTTATGCTGTATGGGATAACCCTTCCAAATCTATATCCACCTTGCTTCCCACCCCAGCACTTCCTCCCTCtggttttcttttatgtatttatttttcctcccttagTATCAGGCATGCTGTGCCAGGAACCTCAGATGGCTCCTTCACTCTTTAACCTCGTTTTTCCCTCCTACCTGGCTTCCTCCTCTCTCCGTCATTCTGTCAGTCTGTCTGGCCTCttgatttgctttcttttcctcttccaaacctttctgtttgttttcgtATAATCTCTGCAGCATTCTGGTCTTTTTTTTACCCACTGActattttctcctcctcctcctcttcctgttaATAATCAGTGATCTTATTAATTTGATTTGACAATGTTCCTGACCTGTTAACTGGAATTTGATTACCATGGGCTTGGCTTGTaggaaatgtttttgtttaatgATTAAGTCTGCTGTATCATAGAAATGGCATTGCACCTTTTTTCATTTCAAGAAGACTTCCGGCAACTTGCCCTCTCTCagtagagggaaaaagaaaaaaactgtggcTGCTGAGACAGAGAATGTAAATTGAAATTGTTCCATAAGGCCCCATGTTGATACCCAGCTATGAGACCTTCATTGGTAAAATGTTTCCCAGTTCTTGACCAACTTGTTAATCAGAATAGCAAATGCAGCTTAGACTGCTTATTATGCATTGGTTAACTTCTCTTTCTCATTGAAGTTGTGAATATTTTCCAGTGGGTGTGACTAGACTGGTTGGAAGCTTCGTTCCTAAGAGGATCAGGTTCACCATTAAATCAGCCAATCTTACTAAGAACCTGACTACCATTCTATAAGCAATTTATCCCCCTCCAAAGCCGATTTGCAAATCGAAAACTTTCCGTGAATCAGAAACTGGTTGCAGTGGGAGTATAGTAGTACCTTCATCTGAAATTTCTAAACATCCCACCTCCGTGGTGCAACCGACATTAGCTAATTTTCCAACTTGTCCAATGCAGGGAGGTACAATCTATTCCAAATCTTGTATCATTCGTGCCAGTGGTTTTGTAGTGTCATAAACTAGATCTCTAAGTACAACTGGTGAAGTCATAATTGTTCCTCAAAGGACAAGTCTTCCTCGCGGCCCAAGACTATCCCATCCATCTTACTGGAGTTTCTCTGATACAGTGCCGAGCTACTCCATGTCCAGCTGCTTCTGTCCCCGTTTTCCTATTAAATCATAGGAATCCTGCCTCAGTTTTGTTTCTAACTACAAGTCAAGCTCATGTTTGCAAATgtctttgagttttcttttctttttttgttttaagttaaAAGTGGTTCTTTGTAAAGACCACGGGAATAGGACCTAGCTGGGAAATAAAAAAAGgcttgggatgggggaggggaggggacaggaagctgggaagaagggggaaggggaaggtcCCAGTGGTGCCGATGCCACCTCCTTTTATTGGCATCAATTCCTGTTGTCTttgcaagagattttttttttaataaaatctacaATTTTAACCAAAATCGTTATTTTACCATTAATGTTTATGGTTTGTCAGTTTAGTACGCATCTATGGCTTAACATTAAAGTCATTGAATAGATCGtagtttttttattataaatggccCTCCAATGGGCTTTGCAGCTTTATGCTCAAAATGTGGTGCAGAGAATGCTGCACCTTAAGTCTTATCTGCCGAAGGAATGAATTGTCCCGTGTGTATTTTCTTGTGAACATGGACAATGCAGCATGCCAACTCTTCAGTTGTAAGTCCCAGCGAGGGTCAGGGACCTAGCTTCGCTGACGTCTGTTCTCATCCCTTTCCAGAAGCGGAGGAGCTCTACCAGAAGAGAGTGCTCACCATTACCGGCATTTGCATCGCGCTGCTCGTGGTTGGCATCATGTGTGTGGTGGCCTACTGCAAAACCAAGTAAACACCTCCCCGGCCTCCTTCCCCCTGAGCTCACAGGCAGCCTGGGTGGCAAAGGCTCGGCAGAAACCAGGCTCCACAGCCTTGTCCTGGAAGATTAGAAGGGCAGGGGGATTTCCTCCTTATTTTTGGTCCTGAATAACCCATTCAAGGACCTTCCTAACCACAGGCATTAGAAAGCTTTGCCTATTTGTGCGAAAATGTTCAGAAGACTTTTGCTCACGGACCACAGTCCCATGACCCAAGAAAAGGGTTGGAGGGACAGGGTTACATAGGGACCCACGCGGGTGTCTGTGGATGTGGGTCCCTCCTGAAAGGAGTGTGGTGGGTACCACAAGTGAGCTTGTCATCTCAATTCTGAAGACACGTCCAATCTGCACTCAGACATAGGGGACAATGGACGCGTTTGGTGGCGTTTGAAAGGCAGGCATTTTTAAAAACGATGATGGAGTTTTCAGTTGCATCCAGTCAGTTGCATCCAGTTCAAATTCTCCCACAGTGTGAGATTTACAAAAGGACTCTCACGGGAGGAGAAGCAAGCAAAACTTgctttgaaagaataaaagagaaaacatgaaaatagaTTTGTGTTCACTTTGTTGGCTGTTGAAGCTGGGTCCTTGTTAACAAATATGATTATATGATATGAACTCCTTTCACTTTTGTATCATATGTAAAATTTCTACTTTGAAATAATGCTAttcacagttttattttattttgtcgtTTCATCACATAAACTCTCATGCCAAAACTAGTCATGGGAATATTATTATGATCTCAATTGAGGAACACAGACAATCTGCATTTATGCCATAGAAACAAGGACATGGATGGCATTTCCTTAATGTCCTGGGATGTAGCGTGTTGCCAGAATCAAGCAAGcgatagagaaaaataaaccttCATGGAATCCATCTTATGAGTCTTACTAGATTCAGTCTCAATATTTGAATATTCATTACCTAGTTATACAAAAATGTACTAGAATAGGATCATGTTATAATTGTGCCAAAATCTTCTGGCAAAAGATGTACACATtttcactcacatacacacactatgaTACACAGATTCAAAAGTAACTCCATTTTCTTCAAAGACACACAGACAGGCAAAACTATAAATGAAATCAGCTTTATCAATTGCACAGCATGAATTGTAACCTAAGACACACAACCATCTGTAAGACTTGGGCAAAGATGGAGTGATTATGAAAGGCTGAGTTTTAGCCAAATCTCAACTTGACGTATCTCGTCTTCTCCTCTGTTTTTTCCTTATCTCTCAGCAGTCCAGTTCCATTTCTGTAAGAATCCCACCGGCTTCTTCAGTCTATTTGCCAAGAACAGATGACTCCACTTCGGAGATGGGGTGGCATGCCCTCTCTCTACCTCTCTCCCCACGAATCCACTGTCTTGAGTGTTGTGTTGGTAGAAGAAAGAACTGACTGCactgaaaaatgtaaataattagaaaaaaaataaatcagtgctCCATTTTTCCCTATGCAGGAAACAACGGAAAAAGCTTCATGACCGGCTTCGGCAGAGCCTTCGGTCTGAAAGAAACACCATGATGAACGTAGCCAACGGGCCCCACCACCCCAATCCGCCCCCCGAGAACGTGCAGCTGGTGAATGTATGTTGACTCTGCCCAGTGGGAAAGTTCAGCATCTCTCCTCTGTTCAGGCACcttgaagtttattttctaaagctCTTAGGCTCTTAGCTGCTGCCATTAATCACCAGGGCTTCCAGGAAGCCAAGTTTTCGCCGAGAGAAAATAAtgggaacattttttaaagtggatTTGGTGACTGTAAAACCAGTACATTTCCTCTTATAAAGTGTTCATTAACGGGTCGGAATAATAATGTTGAAACCCAACATTCTGTAAGGAAGCCATAACCGGAAGATAGAgcagagaaaaaaacacaaagaaaataataaaactcatGATACAAGAATCAgaaggaaatgttttatttttttatacttggGAAATGAAGGCTGCTTGAGTCTATCTAACTAATTAGCACTGATAACTGAGCTAAAGGCTctagaatccttttttttttaattagaggcaTTTTGAGGTGCCTGATGATTTACTGATTCTGAGAAGGGAGATATTAGGCCATGGAAAATGTTAAGGGCATTACCAGACTTGCTTCTCAGTAGCCAAAACAGAAGAATTTAATACTATCTAATTCCTTGACTCTTTCTACAAGATACCAAACCCTTCGGAGGAAATATATCCTTCACCATtcaaagatgtatttttaaaatttaccaatcATCTAGCTTTTAAATATAATGAAGTCATTAAATATTAGATTCAGAGAATCTTTAGATAGCATCTTCCAAAGCTCCCCCTGGTTTTTTTACAGATAGGGTAAGTCCTttacatatgaacaagttccatGTGAACAAGTTCTTATTTGTAAATCCAATTTGTtggtaagtccaacaaagttagcctacatacccaactaacacaaccgGCTATATAGTACTATAATAAGTTTATAATCCGTTCACAtctttttgaaagtttgcaacttgaaggttcttatgtaggggacttaccaTAAGAGCCAAGGCAGAACGGAACTCAGCTTTCCTGGTTTCTGGAGTATTACTCTTCCTACTTCACCatcattcttgttttgttttcatttcccttagaTGATTGGCTTTTTATAAGCAGAGCTGGAAGAGTATATGACAGTACCATTTTCAGTCTTACAGTCAAAGATGAATTTTGTGTGGAGCAAATATATCAAAAGACCCAAGTTCAGGGTTGCTAGTAGTTCAACCACCAGGAAGTCAGAAGACTGTTAGGTGCTGATAAATTAACATCCTTCACTACCAGTGAAGTAGTTAAGGATGAAGTAGTTAAGGAAAGGATGAAGTAACATCCTTTCCTCCCCCTACCAGTGTGTTCATTAGAATGTTCTGCACAGTTGCTAAGTACATTCTCTGTTGACATACCTATAGTCTGTCATGGTGTGTATTATAATATAGAGGAGGCAGAATGACTGCCTGAATTCTGATCATGGCTCAAGCTACATGACTGTGAGCTTTAACTTTTCTAACCCCTAtttcatcataaaaataatacctaCTTCAAAAAGTTCCAGTGggcattaagaaaataatccacaTAATCAATCCATTAGCCCAGTGGCAGTTGGTGAGTGTTGTATAattgttaaatattattttcattagatTCACTGAGCTTACATTGCCTTCCAGGGAACAAGAGTCATTTGTTACACAGACTAAAAATAGCTCATTACATATGACAACACCATCTTTTCCTTAAAGCAAAGATCCACATGGAATAAACCTTTCTATGGTTAAGATAACCAGCTAGAGTTTCAAGTATAATTCAgattgtattgtttttgtttccatgaaTATATCAGTTTCTTTTAGAGCCCATAACCTATCAGATCATCAAATGTCCTATTTCATCTAAGACTATTCCTATGCATGTCTTTTCCCATTACTTAACTCAATTTGGTGTAAATACTAACagtgtttaaaagaaaattttaaaatgtccctCTCTTACTAATAAAGGTGGTAATAACTACtgtgattcagtggtaaaaaataaagtagaatctATTTGTACCAAATATAAGACCCACTATCTATTGTatggcttgtcaaggtttatAACATTGGCCACTGTTATAAATTCTTCAAATCTCTCAGTAGCCTTGTTAGTCTTACCACGGACAATGAGGTAAAAATTTCAATGATACCATTAGAGCAACATGGATGCTGGGAAATCGAAAGAGAAATGTAGATTCAAAACatagagattattttaaaaattcttctaatgacttaaaatttaaaataagacaaaaatttcTGTGCTTGCTACAGCTTACAAAGTAAGTACTGTGAAGGTGTTTGTATTGAATTCTAGTCATGTTATCAGTTGGAAACGAAAGAGAAGAAACAGGTCTTCTCTGATAAAATGTAGTTGTTAAAGTAGAACctacattgtgtgtgtatatccaAAGAGATTTTCATGAATTCTATTTATCTAATTTAAAGATCATACTAACCAGGATAGGCTTTGCCATATGGCCACTGGAGAAATAGAGCTTATTATGCAGCATGTGTATTAGAAGAgtagatttgtgtgtgtatgtgacatTGTTAGAATTTTGACTTCCCTAAATCTtcaagttgtgtctctttgtttATCCAGCAATACGTATCTAAAAATGTCATCTCTAGCGAGCATATTGTTGAGAGAGAGGCGGAGACGTCTTTTTCCACCAGTCACTACACTTCGACAGCTCATCATTCCACTACTGTCACTCAGACTCCCAGTCACAGGTATGAGAATAAAAAGCTGCGTGACATTTCTCCAAGAACTAATATTTACACGTTCCCTTTTGTTCTCCCTGCCTACGAAAGGAACAGGAGGTACTTATAAGGCAGTGCGGTCCTGTAGTGCATATGATTTGGAACAAAAACAGGCTTTGGACATCCAATTGACTCTGCCACTAATTGCTATTTGAATCTGACCCTCAACTTTTCTGTCACCAAAACAAGGGGAAGTAATACCCACCTTACAGTATTGTtattccccattttagagattgtcttttttcatgCCTGACCATTTGCAGAATTGCTGTTATtgttactcagtcactaagtcctgtccaactctttgtgaccccatggactatagcccgccaggctcctctggcctccactgtctcccagagtttgctcaaattcatgtccattgagtcagtgctgctatcttaccgtctcatcctctggcgcctgcttctcctttcaccttcagtcttccatagcatcagggtcttttccaatgaattgctATACTGAAAAGAGTTTGTCTAAGATACTATATAATACTTAGAAGCTGACTTCTTCCAGTGGTTGGATTGCCCTGGAATAGCACATGAAAACGGGTTACCTAGCTGAACCTCAAACTCTCAAACGCTCTGGTGATATCTGAGCGTGTACTGCCAAGGGCAGCACTGGACTTCCAAATGGAGCATATAAGAGCAGGGTATCCTTAATCTAAGACGCTCAAGAACAGAGAGACTCTAAAAATATTTAGTACAAAATGGCATTTGTTTAATGTGTGTTGAATGGGTGAACATGTAAATAAAGTGTATCCTTGCAAAGCTAACCTAAATCACGATCCTATGCATCACAAGCATCTTAATAGACAGTCCCGTTCTGAGACAAGTAATGCCAGCGTGAAACATCAGTCATTTGCAAGATTTGTCACTTCCCTCCCTTTCATGTCCATGTGTGCATAGAATTAAaaatctccctctctgtctctgcctctcacACTTCCCCTGTAGCTGGAGCAATGGACACACTGAAAGCATCATTTCGGAAAGCCACTCTGTCATCGTGATGTCATCCGTAGAAAACAGTAGGCACAGCAGCCCCACTGGGGGCCCGAGAGGACGTCTCAATGGCTTGGGAGGCCCTCGTGAATGTAACAGCTTCCTCAGGCATGCCAGAGAAACCCCTGACTCCTACCGAGACTCTCCTCATAGTGAAAGGTAAAACCGAAGGGCAAAGCtactgcagagaagaaagcacccCAGTAAGAGAATCCCCGTGAGCACCTGCTCTCCCACCTAAGGAAGCTGCTCTCATGAGAATAAGGGGCGCCAGTTGCCTGGTCTAGGAGTGATCCTAGTTGATGAAGGCATTTTTTGGTTTGACTGAACTCATTTCTTCCGAGCTTCTCGCATCATCCCAGTGGCTGACAGGCAACAAACTCTTAAAAGAGCTGGAATGATTTGATGTGGAAGGTGCAGCAGTTTTGGAGTTCCCAGCTTTGACCTTAGGCTCAGACCCTCTGGgggagtctcagtttcctcaactggaaCTTGAGAACACTGGCCTCAGTGATCGATCAGGACCCTTCTAGAATCCTAAGTGGCCAGTTACCCAAAGTCTGGTCAATCTGGCCTCCTGTTCTCATGAGCTAACCCTTTCTTACCTTCCAGCCTCAGTTAAATCAGATCAAGGGCTGTGACCTTGCCAACTGTCCTGGGGATGGCTTGCGTTCCAGCAGACAGTATCCCTTTGTGAAATTCCAGCAAGGAATGCATCCATCAATCTCCTGTCCACTGCGGCTCGCAGTCTTCACAGGAGGTTTTCAAAGCAGATATTGCCTTTGATGTGGCTTTTATTCCAGAATGTGTTGGCTTTCTTCTGGGGCTATTGGGTTGGGTGGGGGAAGTCAAGACAAACGTAAAATAAAGATCAGAAGAAAGTAACCTGAAAGAGATGCTTAATAGCATTACTGAATTCATAGAGTCTCCCGATCCATTCTCACCTAAAGTGGGGGAGAAAATTATACCCACCCAGCATTCCTAGTCCATCAAGAAGCTGTTACTCATTTGTTTTCAAATCCAGCAGGGTGTTGTCTGTTTGTTggtttactttattgttttctcAGTCCAATCTCTGGCCACTTGCTAAAAGGTTTACATAATGTCGAAGTCATACTTGGTTTTCATGGGTGGAGATGATTTGGGTACACTCCTTCGCTCATACAGCAAAGGATGACCAGTTTGGAGCCGGCAGGTCACTTAGAGCCTACTTATTACTTTTTCAAGGGCCTTTACTCCAAAATGgcttttcagaattttatggAATTAGTGATTGCTCTGACTCATCTATGAAAAAGTAAGCTTGGTCCAAAGCTGGTTTAAACCATCAGCCTTAAATTCATGTAAGTGTATATGTATTAAGCCTGTTTCGATTCAATCCTTTTAGAAACTTGAGAGAGAAGATAGGGATAAATtctttctccatcaccacaggtGATGTTTATCTTTAAAGGTTGACATTTTCCTGCTGGGATAGGCTTCCTTTTATACCCCAGGTATTATTTAGGCCATCAGAATGTACCTAGCATCCTGGAGAAAAACAATGAAGCCGTGCTATGGTCTGGTTGAATCTGGATTAGCATTTCTCAGAGAGCTTAATTTAAGTATCCCCAAAATAATAAGTCTGGAGACTCGAGCCCCAGATATTTCCATCTGGAGACACTTTCCCATTTTAGACACAGTCAGATCTCACATCTGTATGACTCAGAATCATGGATGGCAAGCAGGAGGGTTAATAGGTTTCTTGTTCCTGTTAGCTGGAGATGAGAAGACGGTGTCCTGTGTCATCACAGGTCATGTCAAATTAGACTCTGCAAATGCCAACGTGAAGGAAAGAGTCCTTTAGTGCTACACATTGGTGACATTTTTATCTAAGCTGAGAAATGTGACTCTGAATAAGCCACATCTTTCTCAGTGCCACGTAAGGTCTTCTTGTTTTGGGGGAAGAAAACACGGTATGGTAAAAACAGTGCACTCGATGTCTTGACAACGAGATTTCCTGAGCGTTATCAAACATAGCACAACATAAGGTGACATGGTACAGCCCACCTTTGAGCAGTCAGTAAAGATAAGCCAGAGCTGGATACAGCAGTGGGTTTTGGAAGAGAGGTAGACCAGGGATTGGACATAACGATGAAGCCAAGCGTCAGCTATCTTTGAATGTCATGGTCAGTGGGATATAGAGTTGCAAATGGAATGTTAAGAAGTCGCATTTCATGGAAAAGTTAAAAGCGCACAAATGTGTTACGCTGTTTTCAGGAATAAATCTAAGTTactatgctctttttttttcataagacATAACCTTATAGCTGAGCTAAGGAGAAACAAGGCCCACAGATCCAAATGCATGCAGATCCAGCTTTCCGCAACTCATCTTAGAGCTTCTTCCATTCCCCATTTGGGCTTCATTCTCTAAGACCCCTTGGCCTTTAGGAAGGTATAGTATTTAAGTAATACTTCTTCCCCTTCCAAATCCCCGAGCCTTGGTCCTTACAAACTGAGAGGTTTCCAGGACCCTGTGCCCTCTTGTCTTAACTCACATGCTTTTATTGAaaatcatgattaaaaaaataaaatcacgaTGAGATGGAAACAAATCTCAAACGCTTTGCTAAGCCAGGCAATTTAGCTGATCTTTGCATGCACTCCTGTGAGGAGACTCTTGACCACCTAATTGGAGATTCCAAATGTCTTAGTGTAAAACCTGAGATGTCTACAATGAAGAGAATTACTCTGTTGTCTGATGATGATATCTGATGATAAGAGAATGACCTCTGCCCCCtgacccccccacccctcactctctgcctctctcattGCACCGCACTTACGCTGGGGTCTTCTGTGCTCACACAGGTATGTATCAGCAATGACCACCCCGGCTCGTATGTCACCTGTAGATTTCCACACGCCAAGCTCCCCCAAGTCACCCCCTTCGGAAATGTCCCCGCCCGTGTCCAGCACGACGGTCTCCATGCCCTCCATGGCGGTCAGTCCCTTCGTGGAAGAGGAGAGACCCCTGCTCCTTGTGACGCCACCACGGCTGCGGGAGAAGTATGACCACCACGCCCAGCAATTCAACTCGTTCCACTGCAACCCCGCGCATGAGAGCAACagcctgccccccagccccttGAGGATAGTGGAGGATGAGGAATATGAAACGACCCAGGAGTACGAACCAGCTCAAGAGCCGGTTAAGAAACTCACCAACAGCAGCCGGCGGGCCAAAAGAACCAAGCCCAATGGTCACATTGCCCACAGGTTGGAAATGGACAACAACACAGGCGCTGACAGCAGTAACTCAGAGAGCGAAACAGAGGATGAAAGAGTAGGAGAAGATACGCCTTTCCTGGCCATACAGAACCCCCTGGCAGCCAGTCTCGAGGCGGCCCCTGCCTTCCGCCTGGTCGACAGCAGGACTAACCCAACAGGCCGCTTCTCTCCGCAGGAAGAATTGCAGGCCAGGCTCTCCGGTGTAATCGCTAACCAAGACCCTATCGCTGTCTAAAACCGAAATACACCCATAGATTCACctgtaaaactttattttatataataaagtatTCCACCTTaaattaaacaatttattttattttagcagtTCTGCaaatagaaaacaggaaaaaaaaaacttttataaattaaatatatgtatgtacaaatGTGTTATGTGCCATATGTAGCAATTTTTTTACAGTATTTCCAAACGAGAAAGATATCAATGGTGCCTTTATGTTATGTTATGTCCAGAGCAAGTTTTGTACCATTCCGTGACTGCTTTTTCACAGTATTTCAGCAACCCTCCACCCCATAATATTCTGTTTTTTGCTGGCTTCTCGTGCATTGCATTATGATGTTGACTGGATGTATGATTTACAAGATTTGCACCTGTCGCTCTGTTTGCTTCGAGTAGTACTCAATCAGGATGTCTTGTAATGGCGCATCCATCCAATACTCCCCCTCTGtatgagatttttcttttgctttccgtATGTGAAATGAGTTGTGTCTACTCTGCCAGCCAAAGGTTTGCTTCACTGGGCTCTGAGATAATAGTAGATCCAGCAGCATGCTACTATTAATTACAGCAGGAAACTGCATTAAGTCATGTTACATATTAGGAAGAAagta
Protein-coding sequences here:
- the NRG1 gene encoding pro-neuregulin-1, membrane-bound isoform isoform X4, with product MSERREGKGKGKGGKKDRGSGKKPVPAAGGPSPALPPRLKEMKSQESVAGSKLVLRCETSSEYSSLKFKWFKNGSELSRKNKPQNIKIQKRPGKSELRISKASLADSGEYMCKVISKLGNDSASANITIVESNEITTGMPASTETAYVSSESPIRISVSTEGTNTSSSTSTSTAGTSHLVKCAEKEKTFCVNGGECFMVKDLSNPSRYLCKCPNEFTGDRCQNYVMASFYKHLGIEFMEAEELYQKRVLTITGICIALLVVGIMCVVAYCKTKKQRKKLHDRLRQSLRSERNTMMNVANGPHHPNPPPENVQLVNQYVSKNVISSEHIVEREAETSFSTSHYTSTAHHSTTVTQTPSHSWSNGHTESIISESHSVIVMSSVENSRHSSPTGGPRGRLNGLGGPRECNSFLRHARETPDSYRDSPHSERYVSAMTTPARMSPVDFHTPSSPKSPPSEMSPPVSSTTVSMPSMAVSPFVEEERPLLLVTPPRLREKYDHHAQQFNSFHCNPAHESNSLPPSPLRIVEDEEYETTQEYEPAQEPVKKLTNSSRRAKRTKPNGHIAHRLEMDNNTGADSSNSESETEDERVGEDTPFLAIQNPLAASLEAAPAFRLVDSRTNPTGRFSPQEELQARLSGVIANQDPIAV
- the NRG1 gene encoding pro-neuregulin-1, membrane-bound isoform isoform X3 translates to MEIYSPDMSEGAAERSSSPSTQLSADPSLDGLPAAEDMPETQTEDGRSPGLVGLTLPCCVCLETERLRGCLNSEKICIVPILACLVSLCLCIAGLKWVFVDKIFEYDSPTHLDPGGLGQDPIISLDPTAASAAVWVSAKAYTSPVSRAQSETEVRVTVQVDNALGSSEPSAVPTPKNRIFAFSFRPSTAPSLPSPTRSPDVRTPKAATQPPSTETNLQTAPKLSTSTSTAGTSHLVKCAEKEKTFCVNGGECFMVKDLSNPSRYLCKCPNEFTGDRCQNYVMASFYKAEELYQKRVLTITGICIALLVVGIMCVVAYCKTKKQRKKLHDRLRQSLRSERNTMMNVANGPHHPNPPPENVQLVNQYVSKNVISSEHIVEREAETSFSTSHYTSTAHHSTTVTQTPSHSWSNGHTESIISESHSVIVMSSVENSRHSSPTGGPRGRLNGLGGPRECNSFLRHARETPDSYRDSPHSERYVSAMTTPARMSPVDFHTPSSPKSPPSEMSPPVSSTTVSMPSMAVSPFVEEERPLLLVTPPRLREKYDHHAQQFNSFHCNPAHESNSLPPSPLRIVEDEEYETTQEYEPAQEPVKKLTNSSRRAKRTKPNGHIAHRLEMDNNTGADSSNSESETEDERVGEDTPFLAIQNPLAASLEAAPAFRLVDSRTNPTGRFSPQEELQARLSGVIANQDPIAV
- the NRG1 gene encoding pro-neuregulin-1, membrane-bound isoform isoform X2, with the translated sequence MEIYSPDMSEGAAERSSSPSTQLSADPSLDGLPAAEDMPETQTEDGRSPGLVGLTLPCCVCLETERLRGCLNSEKICIVPILACLVSLCLCIAGLKWVFVDKIFEYDSPTHLDPGGLGQDPIISLDPTAASAAVWVSAKAYTSPVSRAQSETEVRVTVQVDNALGSSEPSAVPTPKNRIFAFSFRPSTAPSLPSPTRSPDVRTPKAATQPPSTETNLQTAPKLSTSTSTAGTSHLVKCAEKEKTFCVNGGECFMVKDLSNPSRYLCKCQPGFTGARCTENVPMKVQTQEKAEELYQKRVLTITGICIALLVVGIMCVVAYCKTKKQRKKLHDRLRQSLRSERNTMMNVANGPHHPNPPPENVQLVNQYVSKNVISSEHIVEREAETSFSTSHYTSTAHHSTTVTQTPSHSWSNGHTESIISESHSVIVMSSVENSRHSSPTGGPRGRLNGLGGPRECNSFLRHARETPDSYRDSPHSERYVSAMTTPARMSPVDFHTPSSPKSPPSEMSPPVSSTTVSMPSMAVSPFVEEERPLLLVTPPRLREKYDHHAQQFNSFHCNPAHESNSLPPSPLRIVEDEEYETTQEYEPAQEPVKKLTNSSRRAKRTKPNGHIAHRLEMDNNTGADSSNSESETEDERVGEDTPFLAIQNPLAASLEAAPAFRLVDSRTNPTGRFSPQEELQARLSGVIANQDPIAV